Proteins encoded within one genomic window of Micromonospora halotolerans:
- a CDS encoding amylo-alpha-1,6-glucosidase, which produces MPMRKSISILDGNTFLVCDDRGDVDPSPSVPTGLFSYDTRFLSTWRLSVNGERLHALSVDDIRYFESRFFLVPGEPTHYVDATVSVIRDRSIGGSFTENLAVLNHTDTETTLTVRVDMASDFADIFEVKNPQGKKAPVQAIVEEGQLRLRYRRDSFHRETVISSSAPARVDPEGMTFEVRVPAQSEWQTRLHVRTLVLGAHERDFRDSLELRQARSPAELDEQLRQWTATAPRLKCDSSSITTAYRRSLVDLAALRYTSITMAEELVAAGLPWFMTVFGRDSIFTCLQALPFTPQLVPATLGTLAYGQGSRLDDFRDEEPGKILHELRYGESAGFEEQPHSPYYGAADTTPLFVVLLDEYERWTGDGAVVRAYEFEARAALDWIDTYGDLLGTGYVWYETRNRDNGLVNQCWKDSPDSICHRDGRLPPFPRATCEQQGYAYDAKIRGARLARLFWNDPAYADRLEREAAELKARFNEEFWIADGEYYALALDAEGNQVDALSSNIGHLLWSGIVEESRAGRVAELLLGDRLFSGWGVRTLATDCARYNPLGYHVGTVWPFDNSIIAWGLWRYGYRREAATICQAMFDAADYFQGRLPEAFAGYPRARTTYPVEYPTACSPQAWSAGTPLLLLRVILGLQPHDEHLIIDPVLPPGLGRLELLDIPGRWGRIDALGRSRTAADGVPPGSGGQPAPGVW; this is translated from the coding sequence ATGCCGATGCGGAAGTCGATCAGCATCCTGGACGGGAACACCTTCCTGGTCTGCGACGACCGTGGCGACGTGGATCCGTCGCCCAGCGTGCCGACCGGGCTGTTCTCCTACGACACCCGATTCCTGTCCACCTGGCGGTTGAGCGTGAACGGGGAACGGCTGCACGCGTTGTCGGTGGACGACATCCGGTACTTCGAGAGCCGCTTCTTCCTCGTGCCGGGCGAACCGACCCACTACGTCGACGCGACGGTGTCGGTGATCCGCGACCGCAGCATCGGCGGCAGCTTCACCGAGAACCTCGCGGTGCTCAACCACACCGACACGGAGACGACCCTGACGGTACGCGTCGACATGGCCTCCGACTTCGCCGACATCTTCGAGGTCAAGAACCCGCAGGGCAAGAAGGCGCCGGTACAGGCGATCGTGGAGGAGGGGCAGCTGCGGCTGCGCTACCGCCGGGACAGCTTCCACCGGGAGACCGTCATCTCCAGCTCCGCACCCGCCCGCGTCGACCCGGAGGGCATGACGTTCGAGGTGCGCGTACCGGCGCAGTCGGAGTGGCAGACCCGGTTGCACGTACGCACGCTGGTCCTGGGCGCCCACGAGCGCGACTTCCGCGACAGCCTTGAGCTGCGCCAGGCCCGGTCCCCGGCCGAGCTGGACGAGCAGCTGCGGCAGTGGACGGCGACCGCGCCGCGGCTGAAGTGCGACAGCTCGTCCATCACCACCGCCTACCGCCGCAGCCTCGTGGACCTGGCCGCGCTGCGCTACACCTCCATCACGATGGCGGAGGAACTGGTCGCCGCCGGGCTGCCGTGGTTCATGACCGTGTTCGGCCGGGACAGCATTTTCACCTGCCTGCAGGCCCTGCCGTTCACCCCGCAGCTCGTGCCCGCCACCCTGGGCACGCTGGCCTACGGGCAGGGCAGCCGCCTCGACGACTTCCGGGACGAGGAGCCCGGCAAGATCCTGCACGAGCTGCGCTACGGCGAGTCCGCCGGATTCGAGGAACAACCCCACTCGCCGTACTACGGCGCCGCCGACACCACTCCCCTGTTCGTCGTCCTGCTCGACGAGTACGAACGCTGGACCGGCGACGGCGCGGTGGTGCGGGCCTACGAGTTCGAGGCCCGCGCCGCTCTCGACTGGATCGACACCTACGGCGACCTGCTCGGCACCGGCTACGTCTGGTACGAGACCCGCAACCGCGACAACGGCCTGGTCAACCAGTGCTGGAAGGACTCTCCGGACTCGATCTGCCACCGCGACGGGCGCCTGCCCCCGTTTCCCCGCGCGACCTGCGAACAACAGGGCTACGCCTACGACGCCAAGATCCGGGGCGCGCGTCTGGCGCGCCTGTTCTGGAACGATCCCGCCTACGCCGACCGCCTCGAACGGGAGGCCGCGGAGCTGAAGGCCCGGTTCAACGAGGAGTTCTGGATCGCCGACGGCGAGTACTACGCCCTCGCGCTGGACGCGGAGGGAAACCAGGTCGACGCGCTGTCCTCGAACATCGGGCACCTGCTGTGGAGCGGCATCGTCGAGGAGTCCCGGGCCGGTCGGGTCGCCGAGCTGCTGCTCGGCGACCGGCTCTTCTCCGGCTGGGGCGTGCGCACCCTGGCCACCGACTGCGCCCGCTACAACCCGCTCGGCTACCACGTGGGCACCGTGTGGCCGTTCGACAACTCGATCATCGCCTGGGGTCTCTGGCGCTACGGCTACCGCCGCGAGGCGGCCACCATCTGCCAGGCCATGTTCGACGCCGCCGACTACTTCCAGGGCCGGCTGCCCGAGGCCTTCGCCGGATACCCCCGGGCCCGCACCACCTACCCCGTGGAGTACCCGACCGCGTGCAGCCCGCAGGCCTGGTCGGCGGGAACCCCGCTGCTCCTGCTGCGGGTGATCCTCGGCCTGCAACCCCACGACGAGCACCTCATCATCGACCCGGTGCTCCCACCGGGGCTGGGCCGGCTGGAACTGCTCGACATCCCCGGACGGTGGGGCCGGATCGACGCCCTGGGGCGCAGCCGCACGGCGGCCGACGGGGTCCCGCCGGGCTCGGGTGGCCAGCCGGCCCCCGGGGTGTGGTGA
- a CDS encoding WD40/YVTN/BNR-like repeat-containing protein — protein sequence MPELNFASLNAAAQAGFKPHFEQVVASARRRRRRRQVVTVATVALLLAGSGASVAARSGDSGPPVGRFATDRTPEFIPTPGGTPTPGAGPQIATGRPAAGDLTHVYLRWTECRGCPPKWAGTDDGGRHWRTGPLPVPADAMVDLRAAGPRTVVAHYVPRSAPDSRSGRWIASADGGTTWREVTVRPVDALPAGWRVLGRQPGPTQDPIIAADPATGDLAQLTRPSTLRNAAVVETVPAGAGLWVSGFTGERIAHDDRIIGTGGAVEVSRDGGRTWSRHEFPDDLAASDDVGGPAVATRDGRTVYALGRVRGSLVVWRSTDGGGTWTRTAATARVGDRTIRAAVRPDGVLAVQAGISAREDPLMFASSDAGATLRPAPLGPGADARPVPDGYVQTGWPDSKGAWLSTDGVTWTWLDPPELP from the coding sequence ATGCCTGAGCTGAACTTCGCCAGCCTCAACGCCGCCGCCCAGGCCGGGTTCAAGCCGCACTTCGAGCAGGTCGTCGCCTCGGCGCGCCGGCGCCGTCGCCGGCGTCAGGTGGTGACCGTCGCCACGGTCGCGCTGCTGCTCGCCGGCTCCGGGGCCTCCGTGGCGGCCCGGTCCGGCGACTCGGGCCCGCCGGTGGGCCGGTTCGCCACCGACCGTACGCCGGAGTTCATCCCCACCCCGGGTGGCACACCGACCCCGGGCGCCGGCCCGCAGATCGCCACCGGCCGGCCTGCCGCCGGCGACCTGACCCACGTCTACCTGCGCTGGACCGAGTGCCGGGGCTGTCCCCCGAAGTGGGCGGGCACCGACGACGGCGGCCGGCACTGGCGCACCGGTCCGCTACCCGTGCCGGCCGACGCCATGGTGGACCTGCGGGCGGCCGGACCGCGCACCGTGGTGGCCCACTACGTGCCGCGGTCGGCCCCGGACAGCAGGTCCGGCCGGTGGATCGCCAGCGCCGACGGCGGGACCACCTGGCGCGAGGTGACCGTGCGGCCGGTGGATGCCCTACCGGCCGGCTGGCGGGTCCTCGGCCGCCAGCCCGGCCCCACGCAGGACCCGATCATCGCCGCCGACCCGGCCACCGGCGACCTGGCGCAGCTCACCCGGCCGTCGACCCTGCGCAATGCGGCGGTGGTCGAGACCGTGCCCGCCGGGGCCGGGCTGTGGGTCAGCGGGTTCACCGGTGAGCGCATCGCGCACGACGACCGGATCATCGGCACCGGCGGTGCCGTCGAGGTGAGCCGCGACGGCGGTCGGACCTGGTCCCGGCACGAGTTCCCGGACGACCTCGCGGCCTCCGACGACGTCGGTGGCCCGGCGGTCGCCACCCGGGACGGCCGCACCGTCTACGCGCTCGGCCGGGTGCGCGGCTCCCTGGTGGTCTGGCGCAGCACGGACGGCGGCGGCACCTGGACGCGGACCGCCGCGACGGCCCGGGTCGGCGACCGCACCATCCGCGCCGCGGTGCGGCCCGACGGTGTCCTGGCGGTGCAGGCCGGCATCTCCGCCCGGGAGGACCCGCTGATGTTCGCCAGCTCCGACGCCGGCGCGACGCTGCGCCCGGCGCCGCTGGGGCCCGGCGCCGACGCCCGCCCCGTGCCGGACGGGTACGTGCAGACCGGCTGGCCGGACAGCAAGGGCGCCTGGCTCTCCACCGACGGCGTCACCTGGACGTGGCTCGACCCGCCCGAGCTGCCTTGA
- a CDS encoding SCP2 sterol-binding domain-containing protein has translation MSDGIEAFFVALPARRRAMLPPRVRGTLRVDLVTHGSTDHWYVDLRATDQVVVNRNAGTADAVLTTTPAVFAQLVRGESPATAVLLRNDATLVGDSRLVLAFRRYFPPPGGTGDPREGAQRRAPHGQAWRERLRAGMG, from the coding sequence ATGAGCGATGGCATCGAGGCGTTCTTCGTGGCACTACCGGCGCGGAGGCGGGCCATGCTGCCACCGCGCGTTCGCGGGACGCTGCGCGTGGACCTGGTGACCCACGGCTCGACCGACCACTGGTACGTCGACCTCCGCGCGACGGATCAGGTGGTGGTGAACCGGAACGCCGGGACGGCCGACGCGGTGCTGACGACGACGCCCGCGGTGTTCGCCCAGCTCGTGCGGGGCGAGTCCCCCGCCACGGCCGTGCTGCTGCGCAACGACGCCACCCTGGTCGGCGACTCCCGGCTGGTCCTGGCCTTCCGGCGGTACTTCCCGCCCCCGGGCGGCACCGGCGATCCCCGGGAGGGCGCGCAGCGGCGGGCTCCCCACGGGCAGGCGTGGCGCGAGCGCCTGCGAGCCGGGATGGGTTGA
- a CDS encoding cation transporter: MNVSLLPPERRAALSRRSLWLAYATAGYNLLEGLVALAAGTAASSTALIGFGLDSFVEVSSAAVVIWQFRSRVPEERERVALRLIGVSFFALAAWVTVDAARSLLAGGDADASPVGIGLAVASLVVMPLLVAAKRHTGRELGSATVLADSTQTMLCTYLSAVLLAGLVLNALWGWSWADPIAALVIAGVAVKEGVAAWRGEHCDDCASLPVSDAPGGRGSCADGCCADETV; this comes from the coding sequence GTGAACGTGTCGCTGCTGCCCCCGGAGCGCCGGGCGGCGCTGTCCCGGCGCAGCCTGTGGCTGGCCTACGCCACCGCCGGCTACAACCTCCTGGAAGGCCTGGTCGCCCTCGCGGCCGGCACGGCGGCCTCCTCCACGGCGCTGATCGGGTTCGGCCTGGACTCCTTCGTCGAGGTGTCCAGCGCCGCCGTCGTCATCTGGCAGTTCCGCTCGCGGGTCCCCGAGGAGCGGGAACGCGTCGCGCTGCGGCTCATCGGCGTGTCCTTCTTCGCCCTGGCCGCGTGGGTGACCGTCGACGCCGCGCGCTCGCTGCTGGCCGGAGGCGACGCGGACGCCAGCCCGGTCGGCATCGGCCTGGCCGTCGCGTCGCTGGTCGTGATGCCGCTGCTCGTCGCGGCCAAGCGGCACACCGGCCGGGAACTCGGCTCGGCGACGGTCCTGGCCGACTCCACGCAGACCATGCTGTGCACCTACCTGTCCGCGGTGCTGCTCGCCGGCCTGGTTCTCAACGCCCTGTGGGGCTGGTCGTGGGCCGACCCGATCGCCGCGCTCGTCATCGCCGGGGTGGCGGTCAAGGAGGGTGTGGCGGCCTGGCGCGGCGAGCACTGTGACGACTGCGCGTCCCTGCCCGTGTCCGACGCCCCCGGCGGGCGCGGGAGCTGCGCGGACGGTTGCTGCGCCGACGAGACGGTGTGA
- a CDS encoding RNA polymerase sigma factor — protein sequence MDPQQQIRQVYATSAARLVAQVYAMTGDYAEAQDVVQEAFVRALARPGRFREVTNPEAWLRTVALNVARSRHRRRVLLHGLVRSGRLDPARPSAPALSPDHVALVAALQKLPRTARETVVLHHLADLPVTEVASTMGCSVEAVKTRLVRARRALAEHLGEDDPAPLVPAASHGVPTRPDRKARHA from the coding sequence GTGGACCCACAGCAACAGATCAGACAGGTGTACGCCACCTCGGCGGCCCGCCTCGTCGCGCAGGTGTACGCGATGACCGGCGACTACGCCGAGGCGCAGGACGTGGTGCAGGAGGCGTTCGTCCGGGCGCTGGCCCGGCCGGGGCGCTTCCGCGAGGTGACCAACCCGGAGGCCTGGCTGCGGACGGTGGCGTTGAACGTCGCCCGGTCCCGGCACCGCCGCCGGGTGCTGCTGCACGGGCTGGTCCGCTCCGGTCGCCTCGACCCGGCGCGGCCCAGCGCTCCGGCGCTGTCCCCGGATCACGTCGCGCTGGTGGCGGCGTTGCAGAAGCTGCCGCGGACGGCCCGGGAGACCGTCGTGCTGCATCACCTCGCGGACCTGCCCGTCACCGAGGTGGCGTCCACCATGGGCTGCTCGGTGGAGGCGGTGAAGACCCGGCTGGTCCGGGCCCGCCGCGCCCTTGCCGAGCATCTCGGCGAGGACGACCCGGCCCCGCTGGTGCCGGCGGCCTCCCACGGTGTCCCGACCCGCCCCGACCGGAAGGCCCGCCATGCCTGA
- the helR gene encoding RNA polymerase recycling motor ATPase HelR, producing MFDLPDRLSLKADPTLIARDEEHFAAMAESLERLSADLSDRLDAARRAPGGKGRQASDRDEEVRRLTARLRSLHRYGVDLCLGRMVGADGSEPVYVGRRGLTDSAGRRLLLDWRSPAAEPFFGATHANPMGLASRRRYRWTQGRITDYWDEVFTSDGWEGHAALDDQSAFIASLGGSRSNRMRDVLGTIQADQDAIIRAGSRGALVVDGGPGTGKTVVALHRTAYLLYADPHLGHRRGGVLFVGPHQPYLAYVGDVLPSLGEEEVQTCTLRDLVPEGATATVEADRDVALLKSSARLVTAIDAAVRFYEEPPVRGMTVATDESEIWLSADDWAAAFDAPDPGTPHNEARDQVWEELLTILTDRHDGDEPADQLRRSLLRNRELRTAFHRAWPLLEATDLVGDLWSVPAYLRRCAPWLSPDEVRRLQRADARAWTVSDLPFLDAARQRLGDPGASGRRRRHDATVAAERARMATVVDELIEAHAYDDGEGVLSSLRQLDLQDALVDEAGLPGADPDLLAGPFAHIVVDEAQELTDAEWQMLLLRCPSRSFTIVGDRAQARHGFTESWQERLERIGLDKIRLATLSINYRTPKEVMAEAEPVIRAVLPDANVPTSIRGGVPVVHGSASDLGSILDTWLAAHAEGVACVIGDPTFRETSRVRSLTPELSKGLEFDLVVLVDPGAFGDGIEGAVDRYVAMTRATQQLVILTSTGPAVATRRS from the coding sequence GTGTTCGACCTTCCCGACCGCCTCTCGCTCAAGGCCGACCCGACCCTGATCGCCCGCGACGAGGAGCACTTCGCGGCCATGGCGGAGAGCCTCGAGCGGCTGTCCGCCGACCTGTCCGACCGCCTGGACGCCGCGCGCCGCGCGCCCGGCGGCAAGGGCCGGCAGGCGTCGGACCGGGACGAGGAGGTCCGCCGCCTGACCGCCCGGCTGCGCAGCCTGCACCGGTACGGCGTGGACCTGTGCCTCGGGCGCATGGTCGGCGCCGACGGCAGCGAGCCCGTGTACGTCGGCCGGCGTGGCCTCACGGACAGCGCGGGCCGCCGGCTGCTGCTCGACTGGCGCTCCCCCGCGGCCGAGCCGTTCTTCGGCGCGACCCACGCCAACCCCATGGGTCTGGCGAGCCGCCGCCGGTACCGCTGGACGCAGGGCCGGATCACCGACTACTGGGACGAGGTGTTCACCTCCGACGGCTGGGAAGGGCACGCCGCGCTCGACGACCAGTCGGCCTTCATCGCCAGCCTGGGCGGCAGCCGGTCGAACCGGATGCGGGACGTGCTCGGCACCATCCAGGCCGACCAGGACGCCATCATCCGGGCGGGATCCCGCGGCGCTCTCGTCGTGGACGGCGGTCCGGGCACCGGGAAGACCGTCGTGGCCCTGCACCGCACCGCGTACCTCCTCTACGCCGACCCGCACCTCGGTCACCGCCGGGGCGGCGTGCTGTTCGTCGGTCCGCACCAGCCCTACCTCGCGTACGTCGGCGACGTCCTTCCCAGCCTCGGCGAGGAGGAGGTGCAGACCTGCACCCTGCGCGACCTCGTCCCCGAGGGCGCCACGGCAACCGTCGAGGCCGACCGGGACGTGGCGCTGCTGAAGTCGTCCGCGAGGCTCGTCACGGCGATCGACGCGGCCGTCCGGTTCTACGAGGAGCCGCCGGTCAGGGGGATGACGGTCGCGACCGACGAGTCCGAGATCTGGCTGAGCGCCGACGACTGGGCCGCCGCGTTCGACGCGCCGGATCCCGGCACCCCGCACAACGAGGCACGCGACCAGGTCTGGGAGGAGCTGCTCACGATCCTGACCGACAGGCACGACGGCGACGAGCCGGCCGACCAGCTCCGCCGGTCCCTGCTGCGCAACCGGGAGCTGCGGACGGCCTTCCACCGCGCGTGGCCGCTGCTCGAAGCGACCGACCTCGTCGGGGACCTGTGGTCGGTCCCCGCCTACCTGCGCAGGTGCGCCCCCTGGCTCAGCCCCGACGAGGTCCGGCGGTTGCAGCGTGCCGACGCCCGGGCCTGGACGGTATCCGACCTGCCGTTCCTGGACGCGGCACGGCAGCGTCTCGGCGACCCCGGGGCGTCCGGGCGCCGGCGCCGGCACGACGCCACGGTGGCGGCCGAACGCGCGCGCATGGCCACGGTCGTCGACGAACTGATCGAGGCCCACGCCTATGACGACGGTGAGGGTGTGCTGTCGAGCCTGCGTCAACTCGATCTCCAGGATGCCCTGGTCGACGAGGCCGGTCTGCCCGGCGCCGACCCGGACCTGCTCGCCGGCCCGTTCGCGCACATCGTCGTGGACGAGGCGCAGGAACTGACCGACGCGGAGTGGCAGATGCTCCTGCTCCGCTGCCCGTCCCGGAGCTTCACCATCGTCGGGGACCGCGCCCAGGCCCGGCACGGGTTCACCGAGTCGTGGCAGGAACGGCTCGAACGGATCGGTCTCGACAAGATCCGCCTGGCCACCCTGAGCATCAACTACCGGACACCGAAGGAGGTCATGGCGGAAGCCGAGCCGGTCATCCGGGCCGTGCTCCCGGACGCCAACGTGCCGACCTCCATCCGCGGCGGCGTCCCCGTCGTACACGGATCCGCTTCCGATCTCGGCTCGATCCTCGACACCTGGCTCGCCGCGCACGCCGAGGGGGTCGCCTGCGTCATCGGCGACCCCACGTTCCGGGAGACGTCCCGGGTCCGGTCGCTGACCCCGGAGCTGTCGAAGGGCCTCGAGTTCGACCTGGTCGTCCTCGTCGACCCGGGGGCGTTCGGCGACGGCATCGAGGGCGCGGTGGACCGCTACGTCGCGATGACCCGGGCGACCCAGCAGCTCGTCATCCTCACCAGCACCGGACCGGCGGTCGCCACGCGACGATCATGA
- a CDS encoding ArsR/SmtB family transcription factor, whose protein sequence is MAIDSCAASAPAVALFRSLGDPTRLAILRRIATGEARVVDLTGELGLAQSSVSKHLACLRDCGLVDYRVDGRQSFYFLTRPELLDLLRSAEQLLAATGEAVALCPVYGSAAESRAAVTR, encoded by the coding sequence GTGGCGATCGATTCCTGTGCGGCATCAGCCCCGGCCGTGGCGCTGTTCCGCTCCCTCGGTGACCCGACCCGGCTGGCCATCCTGCGCCGGATCGCGACCGGCGAGGCGCGCGTGGTGGACCTGACCGGCGAGCTGGGCCTGGCGCAGTCGAGCGTGTCGAAGCACCTGGCCTGTCTCCGGGACTGCGGCCTCGTCGACTACCGGGTCGACGGCCGCCAGTCGTTCTACTTCCTGACCCGGCCGGAGCTGCTCGACCTGCTGCGTTCCGCCGAGCAACTCCTGGCCGCCACGGGCGAGGCCGTGGCGTTGTGCCCGGTCTACGGGTCGGCGGCCGAGTCGCGGGCGGCGGTGACGCGGTGA
- the glnA gene encoding type I glutamate--ammonia ligase produces the protein MFANPEELLRYLTNEDVKFVDVRFCDLPGVMQHFNLPVESVDDSLFTDGLAFDGSSIRGFQTIHESDMLLLPDVASAFIDPFRAQKTLALNFFIHDPFTREAYSRDPRNVAKKAEAFLAASGIADTAYFGAEAEFYIFDSIRHETSAHQSFYYIDSIEGAWNSGREEEGGNRGYKTAYKGGYFPVPPVDHYADLRDSIVRRLVDTGFTVERSHHEVGTAGQSEINYKFSTLLHSADQLQLFKYIVKNEAWANGKTATFMPKPLFGDNGSGMHTHQSLWLNGEPLFYDETGYAGLSDTARWYIGGLLHHAPSLLAFTNPTINSYRRLVPGFEAPVNLVYSQRNRSACTRIPVTGSNPKAKRVEFRVPDPSSNPYLAFSAMMMAGLDGIKNKTEPPAPIDKDLYDLPPEEWGDVKQVPGSLPEVLDALEADHDYLLDGGVFTPDLISTWVSYKRANEVDPVRLRPTPHEFALYFDC, from the coding sequence GTGTTCGCCAATCCCGAGGAACTGCTGCGCTACCTCACCAACGAGGACGTGAAGTTCGTCGACGTACGTTTCTGTGACCTGCCCGGCGTGATGCAGCACTTCAACCTGCCGGTCGAGTCCGTCGACGACAGCCTGTTCACCGACGGCCTCGCGTTCGACGGTTCGTCGATCCGCGGCTTCCAGACGATCCACGAGTCGGACATGCTGCTGCTGCCCGACGTCGCGTCGGCGTTCATCGACCCGTTCCGGGCGCAGAAGACCCTCGCGTTGAACTTCTTCATCCACGACCCGTTCACCCGCGAGGCCTACTCCCGGGACCCGCGCAACGTGGCCAAGAAGGCCGAGGCGTTCCTCGCCGCCAGCGGCATCGCCGACACCGCCTACTTCGGCGCCGAAGCCGAGTTCTACATCTTCGACTCCATCCGCCACGAGACCTCCGCCCACCAGTCGTTCTACTACATCGACTCGATCGAGGGCGCCTGGAACTCCGGCCGGGAGGAGGAAGGCGGCAACCGCGGCTACAAGACCGCGTACAAGGGTGGCTACTTCCCCGTCCCGCCGGTGGATCACTACGCCGACCTGCGCGACAGCATCGTGCGCCGCCTGGTCGACACCGGCTTCACCGTGGAGCGTTCGCACCACGAGGTCGGCACCGCCGGCCAATCGGAGATCAACTACAAGTTCTCCACCCTGCTGCACTCCGCCGACCAACTGCAGCTGTTCAAGTACATCGTGAAGAACGAGGCCTGGGCCAACGGCAAGACCGCCACCTTCATGCCCAAACCCCTGTTCGGCGACAACGGCTCCGGCATGCACACCCACCAGAGCCTGTGGCTGAACGGCGAACCCCTGTTCTACGACGAGACCGGCTACGCCGGCCTGTCCGACACCGCCCGCTGGTACATCGGCGGCCTGCTGCACCACGCCCCGTCGCTGCTGGCCTTCACCAACCCCACGATCAACTCCTACCGGCGGCTCGTGCCCGGCTTCGAAGCGCCGGTCAACCTCGTCTACTCGCAGCGCAACCGCTCCGCCTGCACCCGGATCCCGGTCACGGGTAGCAACCCGAAGGCCAAGCGGGTCGAGTTCCGGGTGCCCGACCCGTCCAGCAACCCCTACCTGGCGTTCTCGGCGATGATGATGGCCGGTCTCGACGGCATCAAGAACAAGACCGAACCGCCGGCGCCGATCGACAAGGACCTGTACGACCTGCCCCCGGAGGAGTGGGGCGACGTCAAGCAGGTGCCGGGCTCGCTGCCGGAGGTGCTCGACGCCCTCGAGGCCGACCACGACTACCTCCTCGACGGCGGCGTGTTCACCCCCGACCTCATCTCCACCTGGGTGTCCTACAAGCGGGCCAACGAGGTCGACCCGGTGCGCCTGCGCCCCACCCCGCACGAGTTCGCCCTGTACTTCGACTGCTGA
- a CDS encoding N-acetylglutaminylglutamine amidotransferase, translating into MCGISGEARFDGSVPDGRAVTRMSEAMRSRGPDGEGLWNDGWITLGHRRLTIIDLSDAGAQPMVREDLGLALVFNGCIYNYPQLRDELRQAGHTFRSTSDTEVILVAYAQWGEDFVHHLVGMFAVVLVDRQRRRLVLARDRLGIKPLYLAESPGRLRFASTLPALLAAGDVDTGIDPVALHHYLSWHSIVPAPRTVLRGIRKLPPATVRVVEADGRSRERVYWRPDYQRDPAHVGTAARDWRAAIGDALRTAVRRRLVADVPVGVLLSGGLDSSMIVALLAEAGQHHLQTFSIGFDSRGGESGDEFHYSDLVARTFGTDHHRIQLSNDDLEPAVRRTIVAMSEPMGSHDVVAFHLLSEQVARHVKVAQSGQGADEVFAGYGYHQPLTEVPREDAAEAFADAFFDRSHAELDLVVDPAYACDHDASRELLAAHLAAPRAHTALDAVLRLDTHLMLPDDPVKRVDNMSMAWGLEVRTPFLDQDLVALAAACPPEHKVAQGGKGILKEVARETLPAEVIDRPKGYFPVPALRNVDGPVRHLVTEALAAPAARERRLFRPEYVAELLAEPDRAQAAAGSNKLWQLGLLELWLQSHGIR; encoded by the coding sequence ATGTGTGGGATCAGCGGGGAGGCCCGGTTCGACGGCTCGGTGCCGGACGGCCGCGCGGTGACCCGGATGAGCGAGGCGATGCGGTCCCGGGGTCCCGACGGGGAGGGCCTGTGGAACGACGGATGGATCACCCTCGGCCACCGCCGGCTGACCATCATCGATCTCTCCGACGCCGGAGCGCAGCCGATGGTCCGCGAGGACCTGGGTCTGGCGCTGGTGTTCAACGGTTGCATCTACAACTACCCGCAGCTGCGGGACGAGCTGCGGCAGGCCGGGCACACCTTCCGCTCGACCAGCGACACCGAGGTCATCCTCGTGGCGTACGCCCAGTGGGGTGAGGACTTCGTCCACCACCTCGTCGGGATGTTCGCGGTCGTGCTGGTCGACCGGCAGCGGCGCCGGCTGGTGCTCGCGCGGGACCGGCTCGGCATCAAGCCCCTCTACCTCGCCGAGTCCCCGGGGCGGTTGCGGTTCGCCTCCACCCTGCCGGCGCTGCTGGCGGCCGGCGACGTCGACACGGGCATCGACCCGGTGGCGCTGCACCACTACCTGTCCTGGCACTCGATCGTGCCCGCGCCCCGGACCGTCCTGCGGGGGATACGCAAACTGCCGCCGGCCACCGTGCGGGTGGTGGAGGCCGACGGGCGCAGCCGCGAGCGTGTCTACTGGCGACCCGACTACCAGCGGGACCCGGCGCACGTCGGCACGGCGGCGCGGGACTGGCGGGCCGCGATCGGCGACGCGCTGCGCACGGCGGTGCGGCGGCGGCTCGTGGCCGACGTGCCGGTCGGGGTGCTGCTCTCCGGCGGGCTGGACTCCAGCATGATCGTGGCCCTGCTCGCCGAGGCCGGGCAGCACCACCTGCAGACGTTCAGCATCGGCTTCGACAGCCGGGGCGGCGAGAGCGGCGACGAGTTCCACTACTCGGACCTGGTCGCCCGTACCTTCGGCACCGACCACCACCGCATCCAGCTGAGCAACGACGACCTGGAGCCCGCGGTCCGGCGGACGATCGTGGCGATGAGCGAGCCGATGGGCAGCCACGACGTCGTCGCCTTCCACCTGCTCTCCGAGCAGGTGGCCCGGCACGTCAAGGTGGCGCAGTCCGGCCAGGGCGCCGACGAGGTGTTCGCCGGCTACGGCTACCACCAGCCGCTCACGGAGGTGCCCCGGGAGGACGCCGCCGAGGCGTTCGCCGACGCCTTCTTCGACCGGAGCCACGCGGAGCTGGACCTGGTGGTCGACCCCGCGTACGCCTGCGACCACGACGCCAGCCGCGAGCTGCTCGCCGCGCATTTGGCCGCGCCCAGGGCGCACACCGCGCTCGACGCGGTGCTGCGCCTGGACACGCACCTGATGCTGCCCGACGACCCGGTGAAGCGGGTGGACAACATGAGCATGGCGTGGGGGCTGGAGGTGCGTACCCCGTTCCTGGACCAGGACCTCGTCGCCCTCGCGGCCGCCTGCCCACCGGAGCACAAGGTGGCGCAGGGCGGCAAGGGGATCCTCAAGGAGGTGGCCCGGGAGACGCTGCCCGCGGAGGTGATCGACCGGCCGAAGGGCTACTTTCCGGTGCCCGCCCTGCGCAACGTCGACGGGCCGGTGCGGCACCTCGTCACGGAGGCCCTCGCCGCCCCGGCCGCCCGTGAACGCCGCCTGTTCCGGCCGGAATACGTCGCCGAGCTGCTCGCCGAACCGGACCGGGCGCAGGCGGCCGCCGGCAGTAACAAGCTCTGGCAGCTCGGTCTGCTGGAACTCTGGCTCCAGTCCCACGGCATCCGTTGA